ATGCGGGAAATCAGCTCATGTACAGCCAAATCGGAGGATCAGACATTGCGGAAACCAACAAGCAACTGCCCCATCAGTCTTCCTTAGCTGCGTTGGACCTCCTAAACAACTACGGCAGTGCGTTCAAGAAGCTGAGGGGAGACAGATTAAGCAACAGATGCACTGAAGTTGAAGCCTCCTCGTATTCGATCCAACAAAAACTGTCAACTGAGGAGATCATGAGGGTTGCCGGAGCACGGTATGTGCAAATCTCTAATCAAGGATATGGCGATTTTTTAATGCCTTTGCACCCGTTTGGCTACGCGCTTTCCGGTTTATCTGAAGAGGAAACGAAAGATGTGGAGCTTGCTCACATCCTTTTAGCTGCAGCAGAGAAGGTAGGCTACCAACAATTCGAGCGCGCAAACCGCCTGCTTCTTCATTGCGAAGTTGACGCCTCCTTCAAGGTCAACGGTGTTCAGAGGTTTGTTTTCTATTTCACCGAGGCGCTTAGTGAGagaataaaaaaggaaactgGGAACAGCATGTATAAGGGGAATCAGATGTCTACGTATAGTCTTGGACTAGGCACAAGCCTTTCATTTCTTGCATGTTGCCAAGATATCCCTTTTATTCCAGTAATGAAGCTCCCAGCAATCCAAGTAATACTTGTAAACGTTGCCTTGGAAAGTAAGGTTCTTTTGATTGATCTCGAAATCAGAAGTGGAGTGCAATGGACAGGGCTGATGGAAGTGCTTGCAGAGCGCGAGGAGTGCCACATTGAGCTCCTTACAATAACCGCAGTGGGAGTGACAAGCAAGCAGAAGATCGAGGAGACAGGAAGGAGACTGGCAAGGACCAGTGATTGTGGCAGACATGGAAGATGTCAAGGACCAGTTGTTTGATGTTGAGGATGACGAAGCTGTGGTGGTTTACGCCCCTTTAATACTGAGGACAATGATTTCGAGGCCAAGTTGCTTGGAAAATCTGGTGAGGGTGATGAGAACTCTCAGCCCTTGTGTAATGGTGGTGATTGACGTGGAGGCCAACCACAATTCACCGTCACTTGTGAACCGATTCATCGATGCGCTGTTTTATTACAGTGCAATTTTCGACTGCCTTGAGACTTGCATGAAGCAGGAGATGAACAGAGTGCTGATAGAGGGGCTGTTCCATGAGGGAATACGAAACATTGTGGTGGCGGAGGGGAGTGAAAGGGTTGCAAGAAGCGTGAAGATGGAAGTGTGGAGAGCCTTTTTTGCAAGGTTTAGAATGGTGGAAATCAACTTAAGTAATGCAGCTTTGTTCCAAGCTAGTTTGGTGGCTAAAAAGTATGGAAGCCCTCCTTGCACGCTTGATAGGAATGGGAAATGTCTTACTGTTGGGTGGAAGGGAACCCCAATCCATTCGCTTTCTGcttggaaattcagttgaggAGAAAAACTTATATATATCTGTGTATACTAGAAAAGTCCTCAAAGTTTGAACTGGTCCAACGAACTATATATTGTATATAGACTAATAGCAAATGGCAATAAATTTTCtctaagatatatatatatatatatatatatatattagaaatgctaagaagacttTCTCAAAGGTGGAACTCTCCATGAACCTTCtgtcacctcatgttttttacacaatatattataatattgacACAGAAACTAATGTTAAACTGTGAGGTGATAAAGAATCTTTGAAGAGTCTTACTTTAAAAGCCTTCTTAATTATCATTAATGATATATATCAAAGAACACTATATACATTCATTCAAGCAATTATTAGGAAGGTGGGCTTTTATAAGACCATGTCAAAAAGTCAACTATACTTGAGCGTGGCGACCACTATATATTCTTGTTGGCAACTAATTGTGATCAATTTATCAGGTATGTAGCTTAACCCTAAGCCTTTCACATTATATTCATCATTTTCTAGACAAGAAAAAAGATCGATCGATCgctttaatttagggtttacaaCTAAAAATGGGTCGGCAGTACAATTCGGAACAAAGTGCTAAGAAGCTCTTGATCAATTCGACTATCTTCCTAAAACAACCTTTCCATATTCTCACACTCACCCTCCTCAGTTTATTGCTTCCCCTCTCATTCCTCCTCCTATCCAGGCTATCTTGCACCAACTGTCTCTTAAGCATAAGCTTCCCCACTCTCATCATTCCTCCTCCGGAGCCCTCGAACTACGATTCATCATGCATCTTCTATCTCTTCCTCTATGCTATCCCTTCTTTTCTCTATCTTCTTGTTTCCATCGTCACTATAGCCGCCTTTATCCACTGCATAACAGGAAAAATCACCATCATAACCGGGTTCCCGAGTCCCATTTTCCGTCCCCGTTTGAACACTGCTTGGATATTCCTGTGCACATTGCAAGTCTGAGTCGGTTTGGGAATCAAAGGTAGCATCGCCGCTGAGGTAGATGGGCGCGCTACTTTCGGCGGTGTTGTTGATGTCAAAATATGTTTGTTG
This window of the Malus domestica chromosome 03, GDT2T_hap1 genome carries:
- the LOC103427454 gene encoding DELLA protein 2-like, translated to MISRPSCLENLVRVMRTLSPCVMVVIDVEANHNSPSLVNRFIDALFYYSAIFDCLETCMKQEMNRVLIEGLFHEGIRNIVVAEGSERVARSVKMEVWRAFFARFRMVEINLSNAALFQASLVAKKYGSPPCTLDRNGKCLTVGWKGTPIHSLSAWKFS
- the LOC139194865 gene encoding GRAS family protein RAM1-like — protein: MANAFFSFTPFDFGVLGGGGGLTPQLEDYEKEDREFKGKPDHLFGIQELGLGEREKLSHLSKDQQQSKDAGNQLMYSQIGGSDIAETNKQLPHQSSLAALDLLNNYGSAFKKLRGDRLSNRCTEVEASSYSIQQKLSTEEIMRVAGARYVQISNQGYGDFLMPLHPFGYALSGLSEEETKDVELAHILLAAAEKVGYQQFERANRLLLHCEVDASFKVNGVQRFVFYFTEALSERIKKETGNSMYKGNQMSTYSLGLGTSLSFLACCQDIPFIPVMKLPAIQVILVNVALESKVLLIDLEIRSGVQWTGLMEVLAEREECHIELLTITAVGVTSKQKIEETGRRLARTSDCGRHGRCQGPVV